In Buchananella sp. 14KM1171, the genomic stretch AGGATTGTTGAGCACATTGGTTCGGCTCGTACGCCTGGCGAGCTTGCTGCCTTGGTCCAGATCGCACGGGAAAAGCTCCATCCTGGCCAGCTCGAGCTAGACCTGGACCTTTCATCGGGGTGGGCAGACTCCGCGCCGGGTGGCCTGGAGGACTACCGGCAGGCGGCCAGTAGCGCAGCGCGCGTGGTTGGCCACCGTAGCGGCTTGTTGTGGCAGATCCTTTGCGATGCTTGGCGGGATCTTGGCTTTGACCAAGCGGTAGGCGATGAGGCCTTCAAACAGATTGTCCTGGCCCGGCTGATCGAACCCACCAGCAAGAGCGCTATAGCAGCAATGTTGACCAGCCTGGGGCTGGAATCCTTTGACTCACGCACCCACTTTCGTGCCCTGGCCCGTTGTGTGGAGCGTGATTACCGCTGCGCTTTGGCTCGCGCGGCTTTGGCGCATTGCCTGGCGTATGGGGATGTGTCCTTGGTGTTGTACGACGTGACTACCTTGTACTTCGAAGTCGAGGAAGAAGACGCGCTACGCAAGGTCGGTTACTCCAAGGAACGCCGCGTCGATCCCCAGATCCTGGTCGGCCTGCTGGTAGACCGCAACGGTTTTCCCCTAGAGGCCTCCTGTTGGGAGGGCAACAAGTGCGAAACCCATACCCTCATCCCCACCATCGAGGCCTTCAAGCAACGCGCTGGGGTGGAAAACCTGGTGGTGGTAGCTGATGCTGGCATGCTCTCTCGGGCTAACTTGCAAGCCCTCAACGAGGCTGGCTACGGCTTCATTGTCGGGGCCAGGCAGACCAAAGCACCCCTGGACCTCCAAGCGCATTTCTTCTGGCACGGGGACTACTTCACTGATGGGCAGATCATTGAGACCATCACCCCACGCCACGCCGGCAAACAAGAACGCGATCAGCGCCTCAAGGCCGAACCGGTCTGGCACCCACAAACACACCCGGGCTCGTGGCGGGCGATCTGGGTCTACTCATCAAAGCGTGCCGCCAGGGACAACAAGACCCTTACTCTCCAGGAGAACCGGGCTAGAGCCATCGTTGCTGGGGAAAAAGCTATGCGCTCAGCCAGGTTCGTCACCACTAGCTCCCAAGGAAGGGGCCTGGATGAAAAGGCCCTGGCCAGGGCGCGGCGTCTAGTCGGGCTTAAGGGCTATGTCACCAACATCCCAGCCCAGTCCATGAGCGCGGCCGAAATTGTGGCTGACTACCACGATCTGTGGAAGGTGGAACAGTCCTTTCGCATATCCAAACACGATCTACGCGCCCGCCCGGTCTTCCACCACACCCACCAATCCATCCAGGCTCACCTGACCGTGGTAACCGCTGCCCTGGCCATAGCCCGCCACCTACAGACCCGAACCGGCCTGTCCATCAAGAAGATCATCCAGGCCCTCAGGCCCGTCATTGACGTCACCATCAACATCAACGGACACGAACTCACAGCCACCAGCCAACCCCAAGGCCAAGCCGCCAACATCCTGGCCAGCCTCACCAACAAAATGGGTCACTAACGGTGTCAAAAGTCAGGTTATAGTCCGCAACATGCCCCGAAGAGGTTTGCTGACGATTTCGAGTTGGATCTCAAGTCAAGACTTTTTGACGGCAAGCGTATTTTCTCTATGATTGCGTGGGCTGGGCCGGACGAGGTGCATCCATACAATGTGCGTAAGAATTCGTATCATCGAGGTAATTACATGCAGTGCGGTGGTTCTACTGCGGCGATGACGGTTGAGGTGCGGGTGACGCACCCGAATAAGTCGTTCGAGCATTACGTGGTGGCGCGGGAGCCTGTGCGGGATCCGGGGGCGTGGACCACGATTTCGTGGGATAACGGGGGTGAGGAGCCGTTCGTGGTGCGTCTGCACCCGGAGGAGGTCTTCACGGGCGAGCAGGCCGCGAAGGTGTTTCGGGACTACATTGAGCGCGACCAGCTGCCACCCGACGAGTTGCTGCGCCGCGTCGACATTTGAGCCATGTCCGCTCGGCGAGTGCGTTAGTTGCTGTTGTATGGAGGTGAGCGCCAATGAGTGAGTTTGAGGCGATGTCGTTAGAGTGGTGCGTGGCTACGGTTAGGGCGTGGGCGGAAGCTCCCTGGCCGCTCACACCAGAACAGGGGCGGGCTATCTGCTCGGAACTCGGCTGGATGATGGATCCAGAAAAGGAGAAGTTCTATTTCACCGGACTGGGTGATAGTTGGAAGCGGGACGCGTCCCTTACTGTCCGGGACGGTGGCGTTTGGTCGCTTTTGTTCCAGCTGACCACTCGCGTTTCCCCGGAGGGTGCCCAAAGCCACGGTCAAGCCGTTCTGGAGCTGAGTTATTCGCTGATAGGTGAGTTGACGCGATTGTATGGGACTCCTTTTGTTGAGGGAAGCCCGTTGGAAATAGAAAGAGTCCAGTGGGATTTGGCTAACGGTGTGGCCATCCACTATGCGCCAAATACGACGGTTTTAGTGGTCTTCATCGACTCTCCCGCCAGGCGGGCTCTGCTGGCTGACCCGCGTGCGGATCCGAACCCGGACGAGCGTTTGTAGCACGCCCCGCCTCGGCCTGCCCGGTCGTGCGACGCGATGTGCAGCGTGGCACCTCAGCCCGCCACGACTCGTAGTTAGCTACGGAACGCCGGCCTGAATGAGGGTGCCGGGGCCGCTCACCCGCACCCGACCGCAGCTGGCGGCCACAAAGGCGGCCTGTCCTCGTTTCAACTCCAACTCGGTCCAGGGGCGTGCCGGGTCGTCGGCCTCCCAGGCCTCCCCAGGGTCTTCGCCCCAGGTTTCGGCAGGGGGGTCGGCGGGAACGTCGGGGTAGGGGGCGCAGTCGCACAGGCCACCGGCGGCGTCGGCCGGCTCGACCTCGGCGGCAGCGTCGTTCCCGTTCCCGTTCGTCCCGTTCTGGGCGGCCACGAAGGCGGCAGAGGGCCGCACGCGCACCTTCACCTCCCCCTCGGTGCATAGCAGAATGCGGGGGCCGCCGCCCGGCACGCGAGTCTCCTCGCCGCCGGGGGTGACGCACAGCTCGAAGTCGTCCACCGGCGCGTAGTAGGTGCGGGTGCGCTGCCCGGCGCTCTCCGGCGCGATGCGCACTGGCGGAGCGGCTGTGGACTCCACGCAGGCCAGCATCTCGGTGACGTCCACGTGCTTGTTGGTCAGCCCCGCGCGCAGCACGTTGTCGGAGTCCGCCATGATCTCCACCCCGAAGCCGCTCAGGTAGGCGTGCACGGCCCCGGCCGGGACGTACAGTGCCTCGCCCGGCTGCAGGGTGACGGGGTTGAGCAGCATCGCGGCCACCACGCCCGGGTCGCCGGGGTAGGCCTGCGCCAGGCGGGCAACGATGCGGTCGGTGCGCTCGGAGGGTGACTTCCCCGCCGCCAGGCGCCTGGCCACGGCCCGCGCAAAGCTGTCCACGGCCTGCTTACTGGGTCGCGTCTCGGGTTGGATCAGGTAGGCAAAGGCCTCCCGCGGCCCGGTGCTGCCGGGCCTGGAGCGCACGATCCCGCGCAGCTTGGCCGCCAGCGGGTGGCCCAGCCCGGCCAGGAGCTCGGCGGCGCGGCGCGGCGCCCGGAAACCAGCCAGGGCCTCGAAGTGCTCCAGAGCCAGTAGCATCTCGGGCTTGTGGTTGCGGTCGTGGTAGGAGCGCTTGGGGTCGGTGCGGGGCACGCCGCGCTCGTCCTCCTCCGCGTAGCCCTGGGCGGCACGCTCGCGGGAGGGGTGCACCTGCAGGCTGAGTGGCGCGGCCGGGGCGATGAGCTTGAGCAGGTAGGGCAGGCGGGGACCGAACTGGTTT encodes the following:
- a CDS encoding IS1634 family transposase encodes the protein MSPFIRQVRTASGATAVQIVIKEGRRNRIVEHIGSARTPGELAALVQIAREKLHPGQLELDLDLSSGWADSAPGGLEDYRQAASSAARVVGHRSGLLWQILCDAWRDLGFDQAVGDEAFKQIVLARLIEPTSKSAIAAMLTSLGLESFDSRTHFRALARCVERDYRCALARAALAHCLAYGDVSLVLYDVTTLYFEVEEEDALRKVGYSKERRVDPQILVGLLVDRNGFPLEASCWEGNKCETHTLIPTIEAFKQRAGVENLVVVADAGMLSRANLQALNEAGYGFIVGARQTKAPLDLQAHFFWHGDYFTDGQIIETITPRHAGKQERDQRLKAEPVWHPQTHPGSWRAIWVYSSKRAARDNKTLTLQENRARAIVAGEKAMRSARFVTTSSQGRGLDEKALARARRLVGLKGYVTNIPAQSMSAAEIVADYHDLWKVEQSFRISKHDLRARPVFHHTHQSIQAHLTVVTAALAIARHLQTRTGLSIKKIIQALRPVIDVTININGHELTATSQPQGQAANILASLTNKMGH
- a CDS encoding NTP pyrophosphohydrolase, which gives rise to MRKNSYHRGNYMQCGGSTAAMTVEVRVTHPNKSFEHYVVAREPVRDPGAWTTISWDNGGEEPFVVRLHPEEVFTGEQAAKVFRDYIERDQLPPDELLRRVDI
- a CDS encoding DUF6301 family protein codes for the protein MSEFEAMSLEWCVATVRAWAEAPWPLTPEQGRAICSELGWMMDPEKEKFYFTGLGDSWKRDASLTVRDGGVWSLLFQLTTRVSPEGAQSHGQAVLELSYSLIGELTRLYGTPFVEGSPLEIERVQWDLANGVAIHYAPNTTVLVVFIDSPARRALLADPRADPNPDERL
- the manA gene encoding mannose-6-phosphate isomerase, class I; translation: MQEEPSPLLALHGAVQHYSWGSPSAIPAFLGLETDGKPYAEVWYGTHSRGATRLETGRTLAAHILTTTRTSLGEAVQNQFGPRLPYLLKLIAPAAPLSLQVHPSRERAAQGYAEEDERGVPRTDPKRSYHDRNHKPEMLLALEHFEALAGFRAPRRAAELLAGLGHPLAAKLRGIVRSRPGSTGPREAFAYLIQPETRPSKQAVDSFARAVARRLAAGKSPSERTDRIVARLAQAYPGDPGVVAAMLLNPVTLQPGEALYVPAGAVHAYLSGFGVEIMADSDNVLRAGLTNKHVDVTEMLACVESTAAPPVRIAPESAGQRTRTYYAPVDDFELCVTPGGEETRVPGGGPRILLCTEGEVKVRVRPSAAFVAAQNGTNGNGNDAAAEVEPADAAGGLCDCAPYPDVPADPPAETWGEDPGEAWEADDPARPWTELELKRGQAAFVAASCGRVRVSGPGTLIQAGVP